The Rhinopithecus roxellana isolate Shanxi Qingling chromosome 13, ASM756505v1, whole genome shotgun sequence genome contains a region encoding:
- the SIRPG gene encoding signal-regulatory protein gamma — MPVPASWSHPPGPFLLLTLLLGLTEVTGEEELQMIQPENLLLVAVGETATLRCTVTSLLPVGPVLWFKGAGPGRELIYNQKEGHFPRVTTVSDLTKRNNMDFSIRISSITPADAGTYYCVKFRKGSPENVEFKSGPGTEMALRAKPSAPVVSGPAARATPEHTVSFTCESHGFSPRDITLKWFKNGKELSDFQTNVDPAGQSVAYSIRSTIRVVLAPWDVRSQVTCEVAHVTLKGDPLRGTANLSEAIRVPPTLEVTQQPMRAGNQVNITCQVRNFYPQRLQLTWLENGNVCRTEMASTLTENKDGTYNWTSWLLVDTSDQRDDVVLTCQVKHDGQLAVNKSLVLEVSAHQKDQSSDATHGPASSLTVLLLIAVLLGPIYVPWKQKT; from the exons AtgcctgtcccagcctcctggtCCCATCCTCCTGGTCCTTTCCTGCTTCTGACTCTActgctgggacttacag AAGTGACAGGTGAAGAGGAGCTACAGATGATTCAGCCTGAGAATCTCCTGTTGGTCGCAGTTGGAGAGACGGCCACTCTGCGCTGCACTGTGACCTCCCTGCTTCCTGTGGGACCTGTCCTGTGGTTCAAAGGAGCTGGACCAGGCCGAGAATTAATCTACAATCAAAAAGAAGGCCACTTCCCCCGGGTAACAACTGTTTCAGACCtcacaaaaagaaacaacatggACTTTTCCATCCGCATCAGTAGCATCACCCCAGCAGATGCCGGCACCTACTACTGTGTGAAGTTTCGAAAAGGGAGCCCTGAGAACGTGGAGTTTAAGTCTGGACCAGGCACTGAGATGGCTTTGCGTG CCAAACCCTCTGCCCCCGTGGTATCAGGCCCTGCGGCGAGGGCCACACCTGAGCACACAGTGAGCTTCACCTGCGAGTCCCACGGCTTCTCCCCCAGAGACATCACCCTGAAATGGTTCAAAAATGGGAAGGAGCTCTCAGACTTCCAGACCAACGTGGACCCCGCAGGACAGAGTGTGGCCTACAGCATCCGCAGCACAATCAGGGTGGTTCTGGCCCCCTGGGACGTTCGCTCTCAGGTCACGTGTGAGGTGGCCCACGTCACTTTGAAGGGGGACCCTCTTCGTGGGACTGCAAACTTGTCTGAGGCCATCCGAG TTCCACCCACCTTGGAGGTTACTCAACAGCCCATGAGGGCAGGGAACCAGGTAAACATCACCTGCCAGGTGAGGAATTTCTACCCCCAGAGACTACAGCTGACCTGGTTGGAGAATGGAAATGTGTGCCGGACAGAAATGGCCTCGACCCTTACAGAGAACAAGGATGGTACCTACAACTGGACAAGCTGGCTCCTGGTGGACACATCTGACCAAAGGGATGATGTGGTCCTCACCTGCCAGGTGAAGCATGATGGACAGCTGGCGGTCAACAAAAGCCTTGTCCTGGAGGTCTCAGCCCACCAGAAGGACCAGAGCTCAGATGCCACCCATG